DNA from Comamonas serinivorans:
TCGAATTTCGACTCGCCTAGGCGACTGTTTCGGGAAATCCCCCATGGCTGATTCTTTTGTGCCGGACGACGGGCACTACATGGGCCTGGCGTTGGCGCAGGCCCGCGCCGCCGCCGAGGCGGGCGAGGTGCCGGTCGGCGCCGTGCTGGTCCACCAGGGCCGCGTGATCGCGGCGGCGCACAACGCGCCGCGCGGCCTGTGCGACCCCACGGCCCATGCCGAGATGCGTGTGCTGCGCGAGGGCGCGCAGGCGCTGGGCAACTACCGTTTGACCGACTGCACGCTGTACGTCACGGCCGAGCCCTGCACCATGTGCGCCGGGGCCATCCTGCACGCGCGCCTGCCGCGCGTGGTCTACGCCACGGCAGAGCCGCGCATGGGCGCCGCCGGCTCGCAGCTGAACGTGTTCGCCGTGCGCGCGCTGAACCCGCACACCCAGGTGCAGGGCGGCGTGGGGGCCGAGGCGGCCCAGGCGCTCATGCGCACCTTTTTTGCCCAGCGGCGGGCGCAGCAGACGCGTGAACAGCCGCCCCGCCTGCGCGAGGATGCGCTGCGCCTGCCGCAGGCCGCGCAAGCGGGGTTGCTGGCGGCGCTGGATTGGGCGGCCCTGGGATTCGAGCCGCGCGCGCAGGCCATTGCGTTGACTGGCCTGCACGTCGATGCGGCGACGCCGCGCCACACCGGCACGCGGCCCACGCAGGCGGCGGATACAGCGGCGACGCTGGCCGCCGACGCCATGCCGTCCGCGGCCACCCGCTACCCCGGCGCACCGGTGGCCGGCGGGCACGGCCGCAGCGACCTGGGCTGGCGCATGTGGGGCGTGGTGTCGGCGCCAAATCCGGGCGCGGCAGCGGCAGATGCCCGTGCCGAGGGCCGCACGAGTCGGCCGCCGGGCAGCGTCGCCCTGGTGCACGGCTGGGCTGACCACGGCGGCGTCTGGCGGGACTGGGCGCAGGCCCTGGCCACGCAGGGCTGGCGCGTGCTGGTGCCGGATCTGCTGGGCCACGGCCTGAGCGACAAGCCGCGCCGCGCGGGTGGGCTGACGGCCGAGCAGGTCGGGCAGGCGTTGGCGCAGTGGCTGTGGGCGCAGGGCTGGGCCGGCGAGGGGGACGCCGCTCATCCGCAGCCGGGCGTGGCCGCGGGTCAGCCCCGCGCGGCGGATGCGCCCAGGGCCGCGCCTGCGGGCCCCTGCGTGCTGATCGCCGATCGTTCGGTGGCCGGCGCGGTGCACGCGGCGTGGCGGGCGCTGGCACAGCGGGCGCAAGGCAGCGGGCAAGCCGATGCGTGGCGCCGCGTGGCGCGGTTGCGCTGGGTTTCGCGGCCCACGCTGCGCGAGGCCCTGGCGATGGGCGCAGACGCCGGTGCAGGCGCCGAGCGCGCTGCGGTCGACCGCCGGCTGACCGACGCGTTCCCGGCCACGCCGGCCACGTTGGCGCGCCTGCTGGCGTTGCTCGAAGGGCACGGACTGCGGTCAGGCCCTGAAAGCCGACATGAATGGCAGTATGGGTGCAATGCCGTTGATCAAGAAACGACGATGGCGCCATACCCCGATGCCGGTCATTTGGTGAGGTGCCGTGACTGGGTGCGCCGCCTGCGTGCGGGAGGCGATGCGGTGGCGATGGGGCGGGACGCCGAAGCGCTCCTTGAGCGGATGGCTCTGGACGAGGCGGCGGGAGGCGTGGCCAGCCTGCCCGTTCCAGCGCCGCGCAAGGTGCTGGATGTGCCGCTGTTCGGCCCGCGCTGGCCCTGGACAGACCCGGTGCAAGCGGCGATGGCGCGACTGCGCGACGGGGGGTGACGCGACGTCGCGCTGGGCATGATCACGCCGCCCATGGGCCAGGCGCCCGTGGCATGCGGCGCGTGGCGCTCGGCCGCCCCCTGGCGATGTGCGTCCTGCCGCAGCAGGGCGGCGATAAGATCGGGCGATGGCGCACATTTACATTTACTCGCCCTCTGGTGCAGTGCGAGACAAGGCCGCTTTTCGGCGGGGTATCCAGCGGTTGAAGGTGCTGGGGCACGAGGTGGAGGTCGATCCTGCGGCCCTGGCCAGTGTTCAGCGGTTCGCCGGCGACGACGCCGAGCGGGTGGCGGCCATCGCCCGGGCGGCGGCCAGCGGGGCCGATGTGAGCCTGATTTCGCGCGGCGGCTATGGGCTGACACGCATCCTGCCCGACATCGACTTCGCCGCCGTGGCCCAGGCCGCGAAGGCGGGCATGCGCTGGGTGGGCTTCAGCGATTTCACGGCCCTGCAGCTGGGCGCGCTGGCCAAGACCGGCGCCACCACCTGGTCGGGGCCGGCATTGATCGCCGACATCGGGGCGCCCGACGAGCCGGACGACATCACCCTGGACTGCCTGGACGATGTCATCCACGGCCACGCTGAGGGCACGGGCTGGGTCATGGGCAAGAAGCAGGCCGAGCAGCTGCACCAGGACCTGCAACGCCTGGGCCTGAGGCCTGAGGGGGGCGAATCCGTGCGGGTGGCCGAGCACGCCACGCTGTGGGGGGGCAATCTGGCGGTGGTGGCGGCGCTGCTGGGCACGCCGTACTTCCCGCAGGTGGAGGGCGGCGTGCTCTACCTGGAAGACGTGGGGGAACCCGTGTATCGCATCGAGCGGCTGCTGACGCAGCTGCAGCTGGCCGGTGTGCTGACGCGTCAGAAGGCCGTGGTGCTGGGGGGGTTCACCGAGATGGCGACCACCGCGCACGACAAGGGCTTCAGCATGAAGACCGTGGTGGCCCGACTGGCGCAGCAGTTGCCGGTGCCTGTGATTCCGGCCTTGCCGTTTGGCCATGTGCCGACCAAGGTGTGCCTGCCCACGGGCGCCTGCGTGAGTCTGAGCGTGCACGGGCGCGAGGTCATGATGCTGTGGGACGACCACGACCACGACCACGACCACGACCACCACGGTCACTGAGCGCTGCTGCCGGCCCAGGCGGCCGTGGCCGATTCGGCATGCCCGCAACACCCGCGCTTGCACAAGGCAAAACAGGGCCGTCCATGGGCGCTGTGGCTTGCTTTGGGCACAATCGCCCTCATTGACAGCACAAACCCCTTGCCGCTAACTCCATGAACCTGTCCCTGTCGAGCCGACGACTGGCCCTCCTGCCGCAACGCATTCGCGGCATGTTCAATTTG
Protein-coding regions in this window:
- the tadA gene encoding tRNA adenosine(34) deaminase TadA produces the protein MADSFVPDDGHYMGLALAQARAAAEAGEVPVGAVLVHQGRVIAAAHNAPRGLCDPTAHAEMRVLREGAQALGNYRLTDCTLYVTAEPCTMCAGAILHARLPRVVYATAEPRMGAAGSQLNVFAVRALNPHTQVQGGVGAEAAQALMRTFFAQRRAQQTREQPPRLREDALRLPQAAQAGLLAALDWAALGFEPRAQAIALTGLHVDAATPRHTGTRPTQAADTAATLAADAMPSAATRYPGAPVAGGHGRSDLGWRMWGVVSAPNPGAAAADARAEGRTSRPPGSVALVHGWADHGGVWRDWAQALATQGWRVLVPDLLGHGLSDKPRRAGGLTAEQVGQALAQWLWAQGWAGEGDAAHPQPGVAAGQPRAADAPRAAPAGPCVLIADRSVAGAVHAAWRALAQRAQGSGQADAWRRVARLRWVSRPTLREALAMGADAGAGAERAAVDRRLTDAFPATPATLARLLALLEGHGLRSGPESRHEWQYGCNAVDQETTMAPYPDAGHLVRCRDWVRRLRAGGDAVAMGRDAEALLERMALDEAAGGVASLPVPAPRKVLDVPLFGPRWPWTDPVQAAMARLRDGG
- a CDS encoding LD-carboxypeptidase, which encodes MAHIYIYSPSGAVRDKAAFRRGIQRLKVLGHEVEVDPAALASVQRFAGDDAERVAAIARAAASGADVSLISRGGYGLTRILPDIDFAAVAQAAKAGMRWVGFSDFTALQLGALAKTGATTWSGPALIADIGAPDEPDDITLDCLDDVIHGHAEGTGWVMGKKQAEQLHQDLQRLGLRPEGGESVRVAEHATLWGGNLAVVAALLGTPYFPQVEGGVLYLEDVGEPVYRIERLLTQLQLAGVLTRQKAVVLGGFTEMATTAHDKGFSMKTVVARLAQQLPVPVIPALPFGHVPTKVCLPTGACVSLSVHGREVMMLWDDHDHDHDHDHHGH